One window of the Phoenix dactylifera cultivar Barhee BC4 unplaced genomic scaffold, palm_55x_up_171113_PBpolish2nd_filt_p 000817F, whole genome shotgun sequence genome contains the following:
- the LOC103698102 gene encoding LOW QUALITY PROTEIN: transcription factor HEC2-like (The sequence of the model RefSeq protein was modified relative to this genomic sequence to represent the inferred CDS: inserted 1 base in 1 codon), translating into MREMIFRMAAMQPIHIDPESVKPPKRRNVKISKEPXSVAARLRRERISERIRILQRLVPGGTKMDTASMLDEAIHYVKFLKTQVQSLEQAAASRSMGRFVVLCLRNGASAARSRVPELWLYESQPYVELKCGRENSRGQVGCEVTMFLSASN; encoded by the exons ATGCGGGAAATGATATTCCGCATGGCCGCAATGCAGCCCATCCACATCGACCCGGAGTCGGTGAAGCCACCCAAGCGGCGGAATGTTAAGATCTCTAAGGAAC AGAGCGTGGCGGCGCGGCTTCGGAGAGAGCGGATCAGTGAAAGGATTCGCATACTGCAGCGGCTCGTCCCCGGTGGGACGAAGATGGACACGGCTTCGATGCTGGACGAGGCAATCCACTATGTCAAGTTCTTGAAGACCCAGGTGCAGTCACTGGAGCAGGCGGCTGCCAGCCGGAGCATGGGCCGTTTCGTGGTCCTCTGCCTTCGGAATGGTGCATCAGCTGCCAGGTCAAGGGTTCCTGAACTCTGGTTATATGAATCCCAACCATATGTTGAGTTGAAATGCGGTAGAGAAAATAGCAGAGGCCAGGTGGGTTGTGAAGTAACGATGTTTTTAAGTGCTTCAAATTGA